From Solea solea chromosome 20, fSolSol10.1, whole genome shotgun sequence, one genomic window encodes:
- the rprd2a gene encoding regulation of nuclear pre-mRNA domain-containing protein 2a — MAAGVGAAHGGGSLESTLARKFQSVSNTMDSIQGLSTWCIDNKKYHSVIVRHWMKCLRKSDAPHRLNLIYLANDVIQNCKRKNAIVYRTEFAEVLPEAFVLVNQEHDSKVIKSVERILTIWEERGVYTGTLIAELRGNLIKEESPPETPVEQKTPVEATAELRSKVVDEFVPQALIDQLAKYKRSLEEVDLREKQLAAMRVDICSSGALKKLKDKAGGKRFSKDFEEANAQLQEFVKFLDKESKVGPPVMEALTNADIFYEMQYKEVKIVANAYQTFANRVSHLKRKLDALKATLPDLDESPIPSPSADAPSPTGSESPFHDMEIINPDPDLDAAAMDDEVEPPAPSPLSSVGGSPTRSLDAVGENDNREVEDMELSDEEMDSTGIIVEQQMETEVSTPVNTGTTEASVATEQPKAQVTPSVAAPAASAPAASAPATAVESVDLGKIGSILNSLSSVIKNTGSSVESPPAVAAPAATPALSVASQDNSSLVNLLSKVDVSPSELLGALSKVQGQSSFGGISSMLNKPAANVSSASPTTGKVPPPLSTSASAVPPQSPSLSSIAPVPSPHISAVEQSTNAQAPPQTSNPASTLVQALHRNMELATESDPSSSSTSLESKIHSFLQGNPAFNAFDLGFSVNPVGTENLNPVTGTDNQEGTPVRDEGGGTPTQDEIMDKPAVVPFTSNANTRETVEKAAVGYQSSSQMNIVGSQQQAQNGQVYQQHPRGKQEMPEHGISTPLAHYQQFSTLTGGRVPADRAQTDDGFQRLNEMSWYSDTYPEGSSQQPRGYNVTIPAGPAESKSSGLYQFQTELSREPPEVVSQQGSSIPSGFFSSNLPPVPNLPPPPQAFDAPPVTSNPMIPPDQQAFNRAGEVTGARTESMIGGMVVHDHQHKSLYHSDDALFKHGPPRPPHPEELQPQRNDLQYRDKFYGRDSMHFQEDAYRHPDDPYYRPGSPPHHYLRGQGITPPLSPSEDPYYSHDYQHHSTPPPQFIPRRPLPPRLEPHHPAMRPPHMHPHPGHHLHPRGPPHTPFPPRFHGPNPVLRGKRPGPRGGGGNPGPMFPPKRPFPRPRY, encoded by the exons CTGATGCCCCACACAGACTCAACCTGATTTACCTCGCCAACGATGTCATTCAGAACTGTAAAAGGAAAAACGCCATTGTCTATCGCACCGAATTTGCCGAGGTGCTCCCCGAGGCATTCGTGCTTGTCAA CCAAGAACATGACTCAAAGGTTATTAAATCAGTGGAAAGGATACTTACCATCTGGGAGGAGAGAGGTGTGTACACAGGGACACTCATTGCTGAGCTTAGGGGGAACTTAATCAAAGAAGAGTCTCCTCCTGAGACACCTGTGGAGCAAAAAA ctccagttgAAGCTACAGCAGAACTCAGGTCAAAGGTTGTTGATGAGTTTGTG CCCCAGGCACTAATAGACCAACTGGCCAAGTACAAGCGATCTCTGGAGGAAGTAGAcctgagagaaaaacagctgGCAGCTATGAGGGTTGACATCTGCAGTTCTGGTGCCCTGAAAAAACTCAAAG ATAAGGCTGGAGGAAAGAGGTTCTCCAAGGACTTTGAGGAGGCAAATGCACAACTACAAGAGTTTGTCAAGTTTCTTGACAAAGAAAGCAAAGTGGGACCTCCTGTCATGGAGGCCCTCACCAATGCCGATATCTTCTACGAGATGCAGTACAAGGAGGTCAAGATTGTCGCAAAC GCCTACCAAACGTTTGCAAACCGCGTGTCCCACCTCAAGCGTAAGCTGGACGCACTGAAGGCCACTCTACCAGACCTGGACGAGTCGCCCATCCCCTCACCATCTGCAGACGCTCCATCTCCAACAGGGTCAGAATCCCCCTTTCATGATATGGAAATTATCAACCCTGATCCAGATCTTGACGCCGCTGCTATGGACGATGAGGTGGAGCCTCCGGCCCCGAGCCCTCTGTCCTCAGTGGGAGGATCGCCGACTCGCTCACTCGATGCCGTTGGAGAGAATGACAATCGTGAAGTGGAAGACATGGAGCTCTCTGACGAGGAAATGGACAGTACTGGCATTATAG TCGAGCAACAGATGGAAACAGAGGTTTCCACTCCAGTGAATACTGGAACTACAGAAGCATCAGTAGCAACAGAGCAGCCTAAAGCACAGGTCACGCCTTCTGTGGCTGCTCCTGCAGCATCTGCTCCTGCAGCATCTGCTCCTGCAACTGCTGTGGAAAGTGTTGACCTGGGTAAAATTGGCTCCATCCTCAACAGTTTAAGCTCAGTCATAAAGAACACAG GATCTTCAGTGGAGAGTCCTCCGGCAGTGGCTGCTCCTGCTGCCACACCTGCTCTCTCTGTGGCCTCACAAGATAACTCTTCACTGGTAAACCTCCTCTCCAAGGTGGACGTGAGTCCTTCAGAGCTCCTCGGTGCTCTGTCCAAAGTCCAGGGCCAAAGCAGTTTCGGGG gcATCAGCTCTATGCTCAACAAACCAGCTGCAAATGTCTCTTCAGCCTCCCCCACTACAGGCAAGGTTCCTCCTCCTTTGTCCACATCTGCATCAGCAGTTCCCCCTCAAAGCCCGTCTCTCTCCTCTATTGCACCAGTGCCTTCTCCACACATTTCTGCTGTAGAGCAGAGCACAAACGCCCAAGCCCCCCCTCAGACTTCCAACCCAGCGTCCACCTTGGTTCAGGCTCTGCATAGAAACATGGAGCTTGCAACAGAATCAGATCCGTCCTCGTCCTCTACGAGTTTAGAGTCTAAAATCCACAGTTTCCTGCAAGGGAACCCTGCCTTTAATGCATTTGACCTAGGTTTTTCTGTGAACCCAGTGGGCACGGAAAATCTCAACCCGGTCACTGGCACAGACAACCAGGAAGGGACTCCGGTGCGGGACGAGGGCGGAGGAACCCCAACTCAAGATGAGATCATGGACAAGCCTGCTGTGGTCCCGTTTACTTCCAACGCCAATACCAGGGAAACGGTAGAAAAAGCCGCTGTTGGATATCAGAGTAGCTCTCAGATGAACATTGTGGGTTCCCAACAGCAAGCTCAGAACGGGCAGGTCTACCAGCAACACCCGCGTGGCAAACAGGAGATGCCAGAGCATGGGATTTCCACCCCTTTAGCACATTATCAACAGTTCTCCACTCTGACTGGAGGGCGAGTGCCTGCAGATAGAGCACAGACTGATGACGGTTTTCAGCGGTTGAATGAAATGAGTTGGTATAGTGACACTTACCCAGAGGGAAGCTCTCAGCAACCCAGAGGATACAATGTGACGATTCCTGCAGGGCCTGCAGAGAGTAAGTCGTCGGGACTTTATCAGTTCCAGACAGAGCTAAGTCGGGAACCTCCAGAGGTAGTTTCCCAGCAGGGCAGCAGCATTCCCTCTGGTTTCTTCAGCAGCAACCTCCCACCTGTCCCAAACTTACCTCCCCCTCCTCAGGCCTTTGATGCTCCTCCCGTTACCAGCAATCCCATGATTCCCCCAGACCAACAGGCCTTTAACCGTGCAGGGGAAGTCACTGGGGCCAGAACTGAGAGCATGATCGGTGGGATGGTGGTGCACGACCATCAGCACAAGTCTTTGTACCATTCCGACGACGCACTCTTCAAACACGGCCCACCTCGCCCTCCTCACCCCGAGGAGTTACAACCTCAAAGAAATGACTTGCAGTATCGCGACAAATTTTACGGTCGTGATTCCATGCACTTTCAGGAGGACGCTTACCGACACCCAGATGATCCATATTATAGGCCAGGCAGTCCTCCACACCACTACCTAAGAGGTCAAGGCATCACCCCGCCACTTTCTCCCTCAGAAGACCCTTACTATAGCCATGATTACCAGCACCACAGCACCCCTCCTCCACAATTCATTCCAAGAAGACCACTGCCACCTCGTTTAGAGCCTCATCACCCTGCTATGCGACCTCCCCATATGCATCCCCACCCTGGACACCACCTGCACCCAAGGGGGCCCCCCCACACGCCCTTTCCCCCTCGGTTTCATGGCCCCAACCCAGTGCTTAGAGGCAAACGTCCAGGTCcaagagggggagggggaaatCCTGGTCCAATGTTTCCCCCAAAAAGACCTTTTCCACGTCCACGGTACTGA